A genomic region of Branchiostoma lanceolatum isolate klBraLanc5 chromosome 4, klBraLanc5.hap2, whole genome shotgun sequence contains the following coding sequences:
- the LOC136432177 gene encoding ADP-ribose glycohydrolase MACROD1-like isoform X1, with protein MSKLTGLLPYSKYLSFSLKSSARLPGVVAGNLRQLPCFIHSAKWSTMSDTGGSDKGRRDNRHAGDGQGSPVAQVRHYPGTHRSSPGEEGLKARKRFLELSLEEKRQVYKCRDNYKTLNDVPTWPQYRKEHNIGLRIKPKADPNEKFNEKVSVWRGDITQLEIDAISNAANESLLGGGGVDGAIHSAAGPTLVKETATLGGCETGHAKLSGGHRLPAKYVLHAVGPIGQKPDKLEGCYKDCMALAKEHGLRSVAFPCISTGIFGYPNYPAGQVAIGYIRKWLETGDNADHMDRVIFCVFLEKDVQVYEELLPAYFPTEDDVKGDKEAAADTDDPMEVAATDKVQSKDAQSGEEERPMAEKPAETEEVKETAAEEEEEDPQKGSSEGVKSEDTAPPEPIVAEPEEVKTSEEEKQDSELSEKSEAAAAAP; from the exons ATGTCCAAACTTACCGGATTACTACCGTACAGCAAATATCTATCGTTCAGCCTAAAATCGTCAGCTAGGCTTCCCGGAGTTGTTGCCGGGAACTTGAGGCAGCTGCCGTGCTTTATACACTCTGCCAAGTGGAGTACAATGTCCGATACAGGGGGCAGCGACAAGGGGAGGAGGGACAACAGACATGCGGGGGACGGGCAGGGCAGCCCCGTGGCACAGGTCAGGCACTACCCGGGGACACACAGAAGCTCACCCGGGGAGGAGGGGCTCAAAGCACGAA AACGATTCCTTGAGCTTTCCTTGGAGGAGAAGAGACAAGTGTACAAGTGTCGCGACAACTACAAAACACTAAACGACGTCCCCACCTGGCCACAGTATAGGAAAGAACACAATATAG GCCTACGGATTAAGCCCAAAGCTGACCCCAATGAGAAGTTCAACGAGAAGGTGTCTGTATGGCGCGGTGACATCACCCAGCTGGAGATAGATGCTATTTCCAACGCAG CCAATGAAAGCCTACTAGGAGGTGGAGGAG TCGATGGTGCGATCCACAGTGCTGCAGGTCCAACACTAGTCAAGGAAACAGCCACTCTGGGGGGCTGTGAGACGGGCCATGCCAAGTTGTCAGGGGGGCACAGACTACCAGCCAAAT ATGTACTACATGCTGTTGGTCCCATCGGACAGAAGCCAGACAAGTTAGAGGGGTGTTATAAGGACTGTATGGCTCTGGCCAAGGAACATGGACTAAGATCTGTG GCGTTTCCCTGCATCTCTACGGGTATATTTg GTTACCCTAACTACCCAGCTGGGCAGGTTGCTATTGGTTACATCAGGAAATGGTTGGAGACAGGAGATAATGCAGACCAT ATGGACCGTGTGATCTTCTGTGTGTTCCTTGAGAAGGATGTGCAGGTGTACGAGGAGCTTCTGCCTGCGTACTTCCCCACAGAAGACGACGTTAAGGGGGACAAGGAAGCAGCAGCAGATACAG ATGACCCCATGGAAGTTGCAGCTACTGATAAAGTTCAAAGTAAGGATGCGCAAAGTGGCGAGGAAGAAAGACCTATGGCAGAGAAGCCAGCAGAAACCGAAG AAGTCAAGGAGACTGCagcagaggaggaggaagaggatcCCCAGAAGGGCAGCAGTGAGGGGGTTAAATCTGAGGACACGGCTCCTCCCGAACCTATCGTGGCTGAACCCGAGGAAGTCAAGACATCAGAAGAGGAGAAACAGGATTCTGAGTTATCAGAAAAATCCGAAGCGGCAGCGGCGGCACCTTAG
- the LOC136432177 gene encoding ADP-ribose glycohydrolase MACROD1-like isoform X2 — translation MSKLTGLLPYSKYLSFSLKSSARLPGVVAGNLRQLPCFIHSAKWSTMSDTGGSDKGRRDNRHAGDGQGSPVAQVRHYPGTHRSSPGEEGLKARKRFLELSLEEKRQVYKCRDNYKTLNDVPTWPQYRKEHNIGLRIKPKADPNEKFNEKVSVWRGDITQLEIDAISNAANESLLGGGGVDGAIHSAAGPTLVKETATLGGCETGHAKLSGGHRLPAKYVLHAVGPIGQKPDKLEGCYKDCMALAKEHGLRSVAFPCISTGIFGYPNYPAGQVAIGYIRKWLETGDNADHMDRVIFCVFLEKDVQVYEELLPAYFPTEDDVKGDKEAAADTEVKETAAEEEEEDPQKGSSEGVKSEDTAPPEPIVAEPEEVKTSEEEKQDSELSEKSEAAAAAP, via the exons ATGTCCAAACTTACCGGATTACTACCGTACAGCAAATATCTATCGTTCAGCCTAAAATCGTCAGCTAGGCTTCCCGGAGTTGTTGCCGGGAACTTGAGGCAGCTGCCGTGCTTTATACACTCTGCCAAGTGGAGTACAATGTCCGATACAGGGGGCAGCGACAAGGGGAGGAGGGACAACAGACATGCGGGGGACGGGCAGGGCAGCCCCGTGGCACAGGTCAGGCACTACCCGGGGACACACAGAAGCTCACCCGGGGAGGAGGGGCTCAAAGCACGAA AACGATTCCTTGAGCTTTCCTTGGAGGAGAAGAGACAAGTGTACAAGTGTCGCGACAACTACAAAACACTAAACGACGTCCCCACCTGGCCACAGTATAGGAAAGAACACAATATAG GCCTACGGATTAAGCCCAAAGCTGACCCCAATGAGAAGTTCAACGAGAAGGTGTCTGTATGGCGCGGTGACATCACCCAGCTGGAGATAGATGCTATTTCCAACGCAG CCAATGAAAGCCTACTAGGAGGTGGAGGAG TCGATGGTGCGATCCACAGTGCTGCAGGTCCAACACTAGTCAAGGAAACAGCCACTCTGGGGGGCTGTGAGACGGGCCATGCCAAGTTGTCAGGGGGGCACAGACTACCAGCCAAAT ATGTACTACATGCTGTTGGTCCCATCGGACAGAAGCCAGACAAGTTAGAGGGGTGTTATAAGGACTGTATGGCTCTGGCCAAGGAACATGGACTAAGATCTGTG GCGTTTCCCTGCATCTCTACGGGTATATTTg GTTACCCTAACTACCCAGCTGGGCAGGTTGCTATTGGTTACATCAGGAAATGGTTGGAGACAGGAGATAATGCAGACCAT ATGGACCGTGTGATCTTCTGTGTGTTCCTTGAGAAGGATGTGCAGGTGTACGAGGAGCTTCTGCCTGCGTACTTCCCCACAGAAGACGACGTTAAGGGGGACAAGGAAGCAGCAGCAGATACAG AAGTCAAGGAGACTGCagcagaggaggaggaagaggatcCCCAGAAGGGCAGCAGTGAGGGGGTTAAATCTGAGGACACGGCTCCTCCCGAACCTATCGTGGCTGAACCCGAGGAAGTCAAGACATCAGAAGAGGAGAAACAGGATTCTGAGTTATCAGAAAAATCCGAAGCGGCAGCGGCGGCACCTTAG